One genomic segment of Mesoterricola silvestris includes these proteins:
- the nusA gene encoding transcription termination factor NusA, translating to MALVATSFFDSVKMIAAEKGIPEEDVFKAVEESLVKAAEKYFQSFDFYGNFQAQMDRETGEFHVYALKQVVPVVEEEDLEISLEEAQALNPDAAEGDTLWLPQDTSQLGRIAAQAAKQVLVQKVREAERDRIFTDFADRIGEVVVGEVKRFEKSAIILEVDRVEAMLRRSEALRGDRFDKGQRIKVVISAVDKSAKDPQVQVSRTDPRLLIKLFDQEVPEIHDGTVVIRSCVREAGDRAKVAVHSLDPDVDPVGACVGLKGSRVQAIIRELKNEKIDIVRFDEDNSRFIANALNPAKALRVTVVDLEHRRVEVVVDDEQLSIAIGKRGQNVRLAAKLTGWNIDVRSEAEKRRDTEAAMGQALSEAPHEEDAPKSKLPEELGEVEGLTPALVENLAAAGHLDAKSLYTMTVEQLLAIEGMDQDLAFRLIDAVHARFGE from the coding sequence GATGATCGCCGCGGAAAAGGGCATTCCCGAAGAGGACGTGTTCAAGGCCGTGGAGGAATCCCTCGTCAAGGCCGCGGAGAAGTACTTCCAGAGCTTCGATTTCTACGGCAACTTCCAGGCCCAGATGGACCGGGAGACCGGCGAGTTCCATGTGTACGCCCTCAAGCAGGTGGTGCCCGTGGTGGAGGAGGAGGACCTGGAGATCAGCCTCGAGGAGGCCCAGGCCCTGAACCCCGACGCCGCCGAGGGGGACACCCTCTGGCTGCCCCAGGACACGAGCCAGCTGGGCCGCATCGCGGCCCAGGCCGCCAAGCAGGTCCTGGTGCAGAAGGTGCGCGAGGCCGAGCGCGACCGCATCTTCACGGATTTCGCCGACCGCATCGGCGAGGTGGTGGTGGGCGAGGTCAAGCGCTTCGAGAAGAGCGCCATCATCCTGGAAGTGGACCGGGTGGAGGCCATGCTCCGGCGCTCCGAGGCCCTGCGCGGCGACCGCTTCGACAAGGGCCAGCGCATCAAGGTGGTCATCTCCGCCGTGGACAAGTCCGCCAAGGATCCCCAGGTGCAGGTGAGCCGCACCGATCCCCGGCTCCTCATCAAGCTCTTCGACCAGGAGGTCCCCGAGATCCACGACGGCACGGTGGTCATCCGCTCCTGCGTGCGGGAAGCCGGCGACCGCGCCAAGGTGGCCGTGCACTCCCTGGACCCCGACGTGGATCCCGTGGGCGCCTGCGTGGGCCTCAAGGGCAGCCGCGTCCAGGCCATCATCCGCGAGCTGAAGAACGAGAAGATCGACATCGTCCGCTTCGACGAGGACAACAGCCGGTTCATCGCCAACGCCCTCAATCCCGCCAAGGCCCTGCGGGTCACCGTGGTGGACCTGGAGCACCGCCGGGTGGAGGTGGTGGTGGACGACGAGCAGCTTTCCATCGCCATCGGCAAGCGGGGCCAGAACGTCCGCCTCGCCGCCAAGCTCACCGGCTGGAACATCGACGTGCGTAGCGAGGCCGAGAAGCGCCGGGACACCGAAGCCGCCATGGGCCAGGCCCTCTCCGAGGCCCCCCACGAGGAGGATGCGCCCAAGTCCAAGCTTCCCGAAGAGTTGGGAGAAGTCGAAGGCCTCACCCCCGCCCTTGTTGAAAACCTCGCCGCCGCGGGCCATCTGGATGCCAAATCCCTGTACACTATGACCGTAGAGCAACTGCTCGCCATCGAAGGCATGGATCAGGATCTGGCCTTCCGTCTCATCGACGCCGTGCACGCCCGGTTCGGAGAGTAG
- the infB gene encoding translation initiation factor IF-2 → MLRINQLAKELGVSNHEVIDALEKRLNVQGKSHSSNLTDDQVQSVRRVIENKGRPHEEPAVQPRPVVQTPVRVVKSVAPAPVAPPPPPAPAVLIKKAEPAAPVAEPVVVAPPAPAPAPVPVPVEVPAPAPAPAPVPVEVRAAEPAPEVVKAPAQETFSRLRVSQAPAPAAKPQEPARYIQLPQPAPARVRPEAGARPVIQRPGQQPQVQRSGQPQPEKTVLPMASNTGKGEIRHEPAAPAPSRRPFIPPSITELRPEGGFTRIKMSDTPAPAPKPQEPARYIQLPQARPAGGSSRPGGPSRPGGPSRPGMGGPSRPGMGGPSRPGGPGARPGGPGGPRPGGPGRPGGPGRGPSLPTTTTIDPNAQKGPGRGGHFSGKKKDDKRSKAERAAEELELKLRQPRSRAQQIATEFVNDEIGIVMLSEGVSVKELAEKCNRPAKDVVAKLLHRGIFATINQPLDTELAKEIAREFGYLADIVSFEEDVQIAAEEGSDVQGEKMPRPPVVTIMGHVDHGKTSLLDAIRKSKVAAGEAGGITQAIGAYHVNVKDGTEGARRQVVFIDTPGHEAFTKMRARGAKVTDIVILVVAADDGVMPQTIEAINHTKAADVPMVVAINKIDKPGANPDKVEQMLLQYGIQTEAYGGDVPCVKVSAKSKEGLDLLLETLLLVADLKDLKAVYECAAAGSILEARLDRGRGPVATVLVQQGTLHAGEIFVAGATMGRVRAMFNDRGDKVSEATPSMAVQILGFEAVPVSGDNLQVVDDEAKARSIVSFRQEKAKAAAQIKQRVTLENLFSTLKEGQIKELPLIIKADTSGSVESLVGSLERLSTEKVRVRIIHAAAGTVTENDVLLAEASKATVIAFSVKAERKTEELAQEEGVDIRFHEIIYKVTEEITAAMMGLLDAEERETIQGLAEVRQIFKVGKSVIAGSFVTEGKVQKPYKVRVKRGPDTLWEGGIKTLKRFKDDVHEVKNGLDCGIDLDGFTGLKEGDLLEFFTREKFAATSLG, encoded by the coding sequence ATGTTGCGCATCAACCAATTAGCAAAAGAGCTTGGCGTGAGCAATCACGAAGTGATCGACGCCCTCGAAAAGCGCCTGAACGTCCAGGGCAAGAGCCACAGCTCCAACCTCACCGACGACCAGGTCCAGTCGGTGCGCCGCGTCATCGAGAACAAGGGCCGGCCCCACGAGGAGCCCGCGGTCCAGCCGCGGCCCGTGGTGCAGACCCCCGTGCGCGTGGTGAAATCCGTGGCGCCGGCCCCCGTCGCGCCCCCGCCCCCCCCGGCGCCGGCCGTGCTCATCAAGAAGGCCGAGCCCGCCGCCCCCGTGGCGGAGCCGGTGGTGGTGGCCCCTCCGGCTCCCGCCCCCGCCCCCGTCCCCGTCCCCGTGGAAGTCCCCGCCCCGGCCCCCGCGCCGGCCCCGGTGCCCGTGGAGGTGCGCGCCGCCGAGCCCGCCCCCGAGGTGGTCAAGGCCCCCGCCCAGGAGACCTTCAGCCGGCTGCGCGTTTCCCAGGCGCCCGCCCCCGCGGCCAAGCCCCAGGAGCCCGCCCGCTACATCCAGCTGCCCCAGCCCGCCCCGGCCCGGGTGCGCCCGGAAGCCGGCGCCCGGCCCGTGATCCAGCGGCCCGGCCAGCAGCCCCAGGTGCAGCGTTCCGGCCAGCCCCAGCCCGAAAAGACCGTCCTGCCCATGGCCAGCAACACCGGCAAGGGCGAGATCCGCCACGAGCCCGCGGCCCCCGCGCCCTCCCGGCGCCCCTTCATTCCGCCCTCCATCACGGAGCTGCGGCCCGAAGGGGGCTTCACCCGCATCAAGATGTCCGACACCCCGGCCCCGGCCCCCAAGCCCCAGGAACCGGCCCGGTACATCCAGCTGCCCCAGGCCCGTCCCGCGGGCGGCTCCTCCCGCCCCGGCGGCCCCTCCCGCCCCGGCGGTCCCTCCCGGCCCGGCATGGGCGGCCCTTCCCGTCCCGGCATGGGCGGCCCCTCCCGCCCCGGCGGCCCCGGCGCCCGTCCCGGTGGCCCCGGCGGTCCCCGCCCCGGGGGTCCCGGCCGGCCCGGCGGCCCTGGCCGCGGTCCCTCCCTGCCCACCACCACCACCATCGATCCCAACGCCCAGAAGGGTCCCGGCCGCGGCGGCCACTTCTCCGGCAAGAAGAAGGACGACAAGCGCAGCAAGGCCGAGCGCGCCGCCGAGGAGCTTGAGCTCAAGCTCCGGCAGCCCCGCAGCCGCGCCCAGCAGATCGCCACGGAGTTCGTGAACGACGAGATCGGCATCGTGATGCTGTCCGAGGGCGTCTCGGTGAAGGAACTGGCCGAGAAGTGCAACCGCCCCGCCAAGGACGTGGTGGCCAAGCTCCTGCACCGCGGGATCTTCGCGACCATCAACCAGCCCCTGGACACGGAGCTGGCCAAGGAGATCGCCCGGGAATTCGGGTACCTGGCCGACATCGTCTCCTTCGAGGAGGACGTGCAGATCGCCGCCGAGGAAGGCAGCGACGTGCAGGGCGAGAAGATGCCCCGGCCCCCCGTGGTCACCATCATGGGCCACGTGGACCACGGCAAGACCTCCCTGCTGGACGCCATCCGCAAGAGCAAGGTGGCCGCGGGCGAGGCCGGCGGCATCACCCAGGCCATCGGCGCCTACCACGTCAACGTCAAGGACGGCACCGAAGGGGCCCGCCGCCAGGTGGTCTTCATCGACACGCCGGGCCACGAGGCCTTCACCAAGATGCGCGCCCGGGGCGCCAAGGTCACCGACATCGTCATCCTGGTGGTGGCGGCCGACGACGGCGTGATGCCCCAGACCATCGAGGCCATCAACCACACCAAGGCCGCCGACGTGCCCATGGTCGTGGCCATCAACAAGATCGACAAGCCCGGCGCCAACCCCGACAAGGTCGAGCAGATGCTCCTGCAGTACGGCATCCAGACCGAGGCCTACGGCGGCGATGTGCCCTGCGTCAAGGTGAGCGCCAAGAGCAAGGAAGGCCTGGATCTCCTCCTGGAGACCCTCCTCCTGGTGGCCGACCTCAAGGATCTCAAGGCCGTCTACGAGTGCGCCGCGGCGGGCTCGATCCTGGAAGCCCGGCTCGACCGCGGCCGGGGCCCCGTGGCCACCGTCCTGGTGCAGCAGGGCACGCTCCACGCCGGGGAGATCTTCGTGGCCGGCGCCACCATGGGCCGCGTGCGGGCCATGTTCAACGACCGGGGCGACAAGGTGTCGGAAGCCACCCCCTCCATGGCCGTGCAGATCCTGGGCTTCGAGGCCGTGCCCGTGTCGGGCGACAACCTCCAGGTGGTGGACGACGAGGCCAAGGCCCGGTCCATCGTCTCCTTCCGCCAGGAGAAGGCCAAGGCCGCCGCGCAGATCAAGCAGCGCGTCACCCTGGAGAACCTCTTCTCCACCCTCAAGGAAGGCCAGATCAAGGAACTGCCCCTCATCATCAAGGCCGATACCTCGGGTTCCGTGGAATCCCTGGTGGGCAGCCTCGAGCGCCTCTCCACGGAGAAGGTGCGGGTGCGCATCATCCACGCCGCCGCGGGCACCGTCACCGAGAACGACGTCCTGCTGGCCGAGGCCTCCAAGGCCACGGTCATCGCCTTCTCCGTGAAGGCCGAGCGCAAGACGGAGGAGCTCGCCCAGGAGGAGGGCGTGGACATCCGGTTCCACGAGATCATCTACAAGGTCACGGAGGAAATCACCGCGGCCATGATGGGCCTGCTGGACGCTGAGGAGCGCGAGACCATCCAGGGCCTCGCCGAGGTCCGGCAGATCTTCAAGGTGGGCAAGTCGGTCATCGCCGGCTCCTTCGTCACCGAAGGCAAGGTCCAGAAGCCCTACAAGGTCCGCGTCAAGCGCGGCCCCGACACCCTGTGGGAGGGCGGCATCAAGACCCTCAAGCGCTTCAAGGACGATGTCCACGAAGTGAAGAACGGCCTGGATTGCGGCATCGACCTGGACGGCTTCACCGGCCTGAAGGAAGGCGACCTCCTGGAGTTCTTCACCCGGGAGAAGTTCGCCGCCACCAGCCTGGGCTAA
- a CDS encoding type II secretion system protein: MRKQRGFTLLELLTVMTILALLATVGIVGYRRHTKAAKEAVLKEDLFQLNHCLEQFRADKGKYPSALDMLRTQGYIRDIPVDPMTQSKDTWVTEFETPDTDSPDAEVGIFRIRSGSTDMGDNQIPYNEW, translated from the coding sequence ATGCGAAAACAGCGCGGCTTCACGTTACTTGAACTCCTCACGGTGATGACCATCCTGGCCCTCCTGGCCACGGTGGGCATCGTGGGGTACCGCCGCCACACCAAGGCCGCCAAGGAAGCCGTGCTCAAGGAGGACCTCTTCCAGCTCAACCACTGCCTGGAGCAGTTCCGGGCGGACAAGGGCAAGTACCCCAGCGCCCTGGACATGCTGCGGACCCAAGGCTACATCCGGGATATCCCGGTGGATCCCATGACCCAGTCCAAGGACACCTGGGTGACCGAGTTCGAGACCCCCGACACCGACAGCCCCGACGCGGAGGTGGGCATCTTCCGCATCCGCAGCGGTTCCACGGACATGGGCGACAACCAGATCCCCTACAACGAGTGGTGA
- a CDS encoding DUF4149 domain-containing protein — MKPLARTDAAAAGILLLWTGMVLGFAFLVAPLLFSILPSRDVAGHIAGRVVGRLDWMAWIAFGAAAALALAPRWLKEIREDQPVGPQRLWAAAVLVALLMCFTSQCIVSPGLDRIKARMGGPVEALAQGHPDRVAYQKAHGISRQMMFLRLLLAVGLAAGVAWLPKEKA; from the coding sequence ATGAAGCCCCTGGCCCGCACCGACGCCGCCGCAGCCGGCATTCTCCTTCTCTGGACGGGCATGGTCCTGGGCTTCGCGTTCCTGGTGGCCCCCCTGCTCTTTTCCATCCTTCCCAGCCGGGACGTGGCCGGCCACATCGCCGGCCGTGTGGTCGGTCGTCTGGACTGGATGGCCTGGATCGCCTTCGGCGCCGCCGCCGCCCTGGCCCTGGCCCCCCGCTGGCTGAAGGAGATCCGGGAGGACCAGCCCGTGGGGCCCCAGCGCCTGTGGGCCGCCGCCGTCCTGGTGGCCCTTCTCATGTGCTTCACCAGCCAATGCATCGTGAGCCCCGGCCTGGACCGCATCAAGGCCCGCATGGGCGGCCCCGTGGAGGCCCTGGCCCAGGGGCATCCCGACCGGGTGGCCTACCAGAAGGCGCATGGCATCTCCCGGCAGATGATGTTCCTGAGGCTGCTGCTGGCCGTGGGCCTGGCGGCGGGCGTGGCCTGGCTGCCGAAGGAAAAGGCATAG
- a CDS encoding methyl-accepting chemotaxis protein, producing the protein MNDLKLSLKIFLSVGVVLALVILASAWAVGTREADLMEKAFDDNLTTMSVASRNMFHATAEAYCASRGMTYHRVEPGRYAPGAAGDFERASLEAFAADPGLDLRRANLKEDGEGFKYTLAPARLKEECILCHGAVGMEAFKDRKPGDLVAAFGVSVPTAGLEGRVARTRLITAAAGLGLLGLLSWMVTLSVRRNVLRPLQGLSGTFGRMAQGDLTARAEVRSRDEIGQLAGAFNGMAGQLNRALQDVNLASQRVASGSMELAASAEEMTRTVGEVAQVSLGLRDAGRGVQEALQQLDQNAETMADQSRHTGTEADSAVEDTDKGAREGRGTAEGMLAIQQATNRIVVAVQAIQGIARQTNLLSLNAAIEAAKAGNAGKGFAVVAEEVRKLAERSAQSAREIEGILRLTEEAVTGGGASVQVTLDHLETVRARISAIAGRIGSIGALSREQAETSGRVGQLMDSTARQLDQNATAAHQLSTAVQEVARTSDDLASVADGLKSLVNRFKL; encoded by the coding sequence ATGAATGACCTGAAGTTGTCCTTGAAGATCTTCCTGTCCGTGGGGGTGGTGCTCGCCCTGGTGATCCTGGCCTCCGCCTGGGCCGTGGGCACCCGGGAGGCCGATCTCATGGAGAAGGCCTTCGACGACAACCTCACCACCATGTCGGTGGCCTCCCGCAACATGTTCCACGCCACCGCGGAGGCCTACTGCGCGTCCCGCGGCATGACCTACCACCGGGTGGAGCCCGGGCGCTACGCGCCGGGGGCCGCCGGGGACTTCGAGCGGGCCTCCCTGGAGGCCTTCGCCGCGGATCCCGGCCTGGACCTGCGCCGGGCCAACCTCAAGGAGGACGGGGAGGGATTCAAGTACACCCTCGCCCCGGCGCGCCTGAAGGAGGAGTGCATCCTGTGCCACGGCGCCGTGGGCATGGAGGCCTTCAAGGACCGCAAGCCCGGCGACCTGGTGGCCGCCTTCGGCGTCTCGGTGCCCACCGCCGGCCTGGAGGGGCGGGTGGCCCGCACCCGCCTGATCACCGCCGCGGCCGGGTTGGGCCTCCTGGGGCTCCTGAGCTGGATGGTCACGCTGTCCGTGCGCCGCAATGTGCTCCGGCCCCTCCAGGGCTTGTCGGGCACCTTCGGGCGCATGGCGCAGGGGGACCTCACGGCCCGGGCCGAGGTGCGCTCCCGGGACGAGATCGGCCAGCTGGCCGGAGCCTTCAACGGCATGGCCGGGCAGCTGAACCGGGCCCTCCAGGACGTGAACCTGGCCTCCCAGCGGGTGGCCTCCGGCAGCATGGAACTGGCGGCCAGCGCCGAGGAGATGACCCGCACCGTGGGCGAAGTGGCCCAGGTGAGCCTGGGGCTGCGGGACGCCGGCCGGGGGGTGCAGGAGGCCCTGCAGCAGCTGGACCAGAACGCGGAGACCATGGCCGACCAGTCCCGCCACACCGGGACGGAGGCGGATTCGGCCGTGGAGGATACGGACAAGGGGGCCCGGGAAGGCCGGGGCACCGCCGAGGGCATGCTGGCCATCCAGCAGGCCACGAACCGCATCGTGGTGGCCGTGCAGGCCATCCAGGGCATCGCCCGGCAGACGAACCTCCTGTCCCTCAACGCCGCCATCGAGGCCGCCAAGGCGGGCAACGCCGGCAAGGGTTTCGCCGTGGTCGCCGAGGAGGTGCGCAAGCTGGCCGAGCGCAGCGCCCAGAGCGCCCGGGAGATCGAAGGCATCCTCCGGCTCACCGAGGAGGCCGTCACCGGCGGCGGCGCCAGCGTCCAGGTCACCCTCGACCACCTGGAGACGGTGCGCGCCCGCATCTCCGCCATCGCCGGCCGCATCGGCTCCATCGGCGCCCTGAGCCGGGAACAGGCCGAAACCAGCGGCCGCGTGGGCCAGCTCATGGATTCCACGGCCCGTCAGCTGGACCAGAACGCCACCGCGGCGCATCAATTGTCGACGGCGGTCCAGGAAGTGGCCAGGACCTCCGACGATCTGGCCTCCGTGGCGGACGGACTGAAGAGCCTGGTGAACCGCTTCAAGCTCTGA
- a CDS encoding S53 family peptidase: MRLRHHLSLAGLALILGAGSIPAMADTPVPVAAEEPQTVSLVFKLRNTQLLERFIDNSVDPDHWGFRHFLSTREFAEYFGPLDWQFHEVLDFMTKNGITINEVYDSHMVVRATGTASQFSALLSTDLVCWKEGGHRYQRPTRRPKVPTEIGDIVLLVAGLDTQPAVRSHALTTARAQAPAQAEAPTAVAMPAPGTLATATPGSYTVGDVANFYNINPLYGRNITGKGTTLGIATLATFKQADAYRYWSAIGLPVLANRITEIPLDGGAGTNGSGETTLDVQQSGGVAPMAKMLVYEAPNTASGFIDLFYRAVSDNKVDSLSVSWGSAEVYLDEDTATAYKQVMMEAAAQGIPVIASSGDSGAFDLNRNFYTPFYSPVNTVDHPASDPYVTAAGGTTQPVTIQRAHGTITVPQERPWAWNYLEPYYVQWYGQYYYDANLFPVGGGGGVSTYFEAPHYQHGLAGRRRTPAAFNSLYYYPNYPSLDGAVLDLTIEAGYPGRNVPDVSLNADPFTGYLTCEDGLFYAGNGGTSFVAPQLNGIASLLTQAAGRRIGFLNPQLYDIYKKYGYGPRSPFHAVTTGDNLYWKAIPDYNPASGLGTLDVTRLEGILNRRRH, encoded by the coding sequence ATGCGTCTTCGCCACCACCTTTCCCTTGCCGGCCTCGCCCTGATCCTGGGCGCCGGCAGCATCCCCGCCATGGCCGATACGCCGGTCCCGGTCGCCGCCGAGGAGCCCCAGACGGTCTCGCTGGTCTTCAAGCTCCGCAACACCCAGCTTCTGGAAAGGTTCATCGACAACAGCGTCGATCCCGACCACTGGGGCTTCCGCCACTTCCTCTCCACCCGCGAATTCGCGGAGTACTTCGGCCCCCTGGACTGGCAGTTCCATGAGGTGCTCGACTTCATGACGAAGAACGGGATCACCATCAACGAGGTGTACGACAGCCACATGGTGGTGCGGGCGACCGGCACCGCCTCCCAGTTCAGCGCCCTCCTGTCCACGGACCTGGTGTGCTGGAAGGAAGGCGGGCACCGCTACCAGAGGCCCACCCGCAGGCCGAAGGTGCCCACGGAAATCGGCGATATCGTCCTGCTCGTGGCCGGCCTGGACACCCAGCCCGCCGTGCGCTCCCACGCGCTCACCACCGCCCGGGCCCAGGCTCCCGCCCAGGCCGAGGCCCCCACCGCCGTGGCCATGCCCGCTCCGGGCACCCTGGCGACCGCGACGCCGGGCAGCTACACCGTGGGCGACGTGGCCAACTTTTACAACATCAATCCGCTCTACGGCCGCAATATCACGGGCAAGGGGACCACCCTGGGCATCGCCACCCTGGCGACCTTCAAGCAGGCCGACGCCTACCGGTACTGGTCGGCCATCGGGCTTCCCGTGCTGGCCAACCGCATCACCGAGATCCCCCTGGACGGCGGCGCCGGCACCAACGGTTCCGGCGAGACGACCCTCGACGTGCAGCAGTCCGGAGGCGTGGCCCCCATGGCCAAGATGCTGGTCTACGAGGCGCCCAACACCGCCTCCGGGTTCATCGACTTGTTCTACCGGGCCGTTTCCGACAACAAGGTGGACTCCCTGTCGGTGAGCTGGGGCTCGGCCGAAGTCTACCTGGACGAAGACACCGCCACCGCCTACAAGCAGGTGATGATGGAGGCCGCGGCCCAGGGCATCCCCGTCATCGCCTCCTCCGGCGATTCCGGCGCCTTCGACCTGAACCGCAACTTCTACACGCCCTTCTACTCGCCGGTCAACACCGTGGACCACCCGGCCTCGGATCCCTACGTCACCGCCGCCGGCGGCACCACCCAGCCCGTGACCATCCAGCGCGCCCACGGCACCATCACCGTGCCCCAGGAGCGCCCCTGGGCCTGGAACTACCTCGAGCCCTACTACGTGCAGTGGTACGGCCAGTACTACTACGACGCCAACCTCTTCCCCGTGGGCGGCGGCGGGGGCGTGAGCACCTACTTCGAGGCCCCCCACTACCAGCACGGCCTCGCCGGCCGCCGGAGGACGCCCGCGGCCTTCAACAGCCTCTACTACTACCCCAACTACCCGAGCCTGGACGGCGCCGTCCTGGACCTCACCATCGAAGCGGGCTACCCCGGCCGCAACGTCCCCGACGTCTCCCTCAACGCCGACCCCTTCACCGGCTACCTCACCTGCGAGGACGGCCTCTTCTACGCCGGCAACGGCGGCACCAGCTTCGTGGCCCCCCAGCTCAACGGCATCGCGTCCCTCCTCACCCAGGCCGCCGGCCGCCGCATCGGCTTCCTCAACCCCCAGCTCTACGACATCTACAAGAAGTACGGCTACGGCCCCCGGAGCCCCTTCCACGCCGTCACCACCGGCGACAACCTCTACTGGAAGGCCATCCCCGACTACAACCCCGCCTCCGGCCTGGGAACCCTGGACGTGACGCGGCTGGAAGGCATCCTGAACCGCCGCCGCCACTGA
- the hflX gene encoding GTPase HflX, protein MVTSFPMPELIPRCFLIAHQGPQDRDNDIEVHLAELEELARACDLEPVGRERLKRATVESRTFYGKGQIEAVAHKARNLGATMLLCDNELSGSQVRNLEKATGMTCLDRTGLILAIFEQRAQTREAKAQVELARYEYELPRLKGAWTHLERQVGGVGVRGGAGETQIEVDRRMTRLRISQLKRELEHLQRVRRTQGQGRSPKAPRVALVGYTNAGKTSILKALTGEGEPRNMLFATLDTTTRKAWLGVDETTGEPRQALVSDTVGFIRKLPHQLVAAFRSTLGEVRSAEALLVVADASSPDLEDHLKVVGATLKEIGCEDHARLLVLNQADRLTRPRRLDLKRAHPEAVLTCALTRDGVEEIREWLLELIPGPPRPRTPEAWEL, encoded by the coding sequence ATGGTAACCTCGTTCCCTATGCCTGAGCTCATCCCCCGATGTTTCCTGATCGCCCACCAAGGACCCCAGGACCGGGATAATGATATCGAAGTGCATCTGGCCGAGCTGGAGGAACTGGCCCGGGCCTGCGACCTGGAGCCCGTGGGGCGGGAGCGCCTGAAGCGCGCCACCGTGGAGTCCCGCACCTTCTACGGCAAGGGCCAGATCGAGGCGGTGGCCCACAAGGCCCGGAACCTGGGCGCGACCATGCTCCTCTGCGACAACGAGCTCTCCGGAAGCCAGGTCCGGAACCTGGAGAAGGCCACCGGCATGACCTGCCTGGACCGCACCGGGCTGATCCTCGCCATCTTCGAGCAGCGGGCCCAGACCCGCGAGGCCAAGGCCCAGGTGGAACTGGCCCGGTACGAGTACGAGCTGCCCCGCCTCAAGGGCGCCTGGACCCACCTGGAGCGCCAGGTGGGCGGAGTGGGGGTGCGCGGCGGCGCCGGCGAGACGCAGATCGAGGTGGACCGCCGCATGACCCGCCTCCGCATCAGCCAGCTCAAGAGGGAGCTGGAGCACCTCCAGCGGGTCCGCCGGACCCAGGGCCAGGGCCGGAGCCCCAAGGCCCCCCGGGTGGCCCTGGTGGGCTACACCAACGCCGGCAAGACCAGCATCCTGAAGGCGCTCACCGGCGAGGGGGAGCCCCGGAACATGCTCTTCGCCACCCTGGACACCACCACCCGGAAGGCCTGGCTGGGCGTGGACGAGACCACCGGGGAGCCCCGCCAGGCCCTCGTGTCGGACACCGTCGGCTTCATCCGCAAGCTCCCCCACCAGCTGGTGGCCGCCTTCCGTTCCACCCTGGGGGAGGTGCGCAGCGCCGAGGCCCTCCTGGTGGTGGCCGACGCCTCCAGCCCCGACCTGGAGGACCACCTGAAGGTGGTGGGCGCCACCCTCAAGGAGATCGGCTGCGAGGACCACGCCCGGCTCCTGGTCCTGAACCAGGCCGACCGCCTCACCCGCCCCCGGCGCCTCGACCTCAAGCGCGCCCACCCCGAAGCCGTCCTCACCTGCGCCCTCACTCGGGACGGCGTGGAGGAGATCCGGGAATGGCTCCTGGAACTCATCCCCGGCCCCCCCCGCCCCCGTACGCCGGAGGCCTGGGAGCTCTGA